The following coding sequences lie in one Heliangelus exortis chromosome 8, bHelExo1.hap1, whole genome shotgun sequence genomic window:
- the ZNHIT6 gene encoding box C/D snoRNA protein 1, translating into MKPEGRGCSRYPGRSFPQQPGAARGRRLSGKAAAEPSPQGPVGHRVGRRSGAAMAELGGPESSVRPSGGRKMSLQRCETCSKEEAKYRCPRCMKYSCSLLCVKKHKLALSCNGVRDKTAFVPVNEFTDLNLLSDYRFLEDVGRTADAAARHPIVHSPSTKKLLYCLRNKARRCDIDLRTLPIGFTKRRENSTTFNFIEKKFYWHLKLIFPHCHAEYTLKGVPDDKTLADILKPYIDPAESDPVVCQRLKTYTMSPQSDIRILMKIENRKQNSIRYSELDASRSLLDNLKGKIIIEYPTLFVVLKTLKNDMVVLSQDASEAAESSDSESSSLSSMEEGEIRDSS; encoded by the exons ATGAAGCCTGAAGGCCGCGGCTGCTCCCGGTACCCGGGTCGCTCCTTCCCGCAGCAGCCCGGGGCCGCCAGGGGGCGCCGCCTCTCAGGAAAGGCCGCGGCCGAGCCCTCCCCGCAGGGCCCCGTCGGGCACCGCGTGGGGAGGCGGAGCGGCGCAGCAATGGCGGAGCTGGGGGGCCCCGAGAGCTCCGTGCGGCCGTCAGGCGGGCGGAAGATGTCCCTGCAGAG atgtgaaaCATGTAGCAAAGAGGAAGCGAAGTACAGGTGTCCACGGTGCATGAAGTATTCATgcag TCTGCTGTGTGTAAAGAAGCATAAGCTTGCACTGAGCTGTAATGGAGTCAGGGATAAAACAGCATTTGTCCCTGTAAATGAGTTTACTGACTTGAACCTTTTGAGTG ATTATCGTTTCCTGGAAGATGTAGGAAGGacagctgatgctgctgctcGACATCCTATTGTGCATAGTCcatcaacaaaaaaactt ttaTATTGCTTGAGAAACAAAGCTCGAAGGTGTGATATTGACCTGAGAACACTGCCCATTGGGTTtacaaaaagaagagagaattcAACAACTTTCAATTTCAT agagaaaaaattctaCTGGCATTTGAAGCTGATATTTCCACATTGTCATGCTGAATACACTTTAAAAGG GGTGCCCGACGATAAAACCCTGGCTGATATCCTTAAGCCATACATTGATCCAGCGGAGTCAGATCCTGTAGTTTGTCAAAG attaaaaaccTATACAATGTCTCCTCAGTCAGATATAcgaattttaatgaaaatagaaaacaggAAGCAAAACTCCATCAG GTACAGTGAACTTGATGCCAGTAGAAGCCTCCTGGACAAtttgaaaggcaaaataataaTTGAGTATCCAACATTATTTGTGGTcttgaaaacactgaagaatgACATGGTGGTTCTTAGCCAAG